In Syntrophomonas wolfei subsp. wolfei str. Goettingen G311, a single window of DNA contains:
- the aroQ gene encoding type II 3-dehydroquinate dehydratase: protein MNLKICFINGPNLNMLGIREPEIYGESSLAEIEKEMQILAQQQGAEIDFFQSNHEGKIVDYIQEARDRFDCILINAGALSHYSIAIYDALKAVEIPVIEIHLSNIYARESFRQQSLISPLAVGGVFGFGALSYKMAFLAACELLAAGQKGKG from the coding sequence TTGAATTTAAAAATTTGCTTCATTAATGGCCCTAACTTGAATATGCTAGGCATTCGCGAACCGGAAATATATGGAGAGAGCAGCCTGGCCGAGATAGAAAAAGAAATGCAAATTCTGGCGCAGCAGCAGGGAGCGGAGATTGATTTCTTCCAGTCCAATCATGAAGGGAAAATAGTTGATTACATACAGGAAGCCAGAGATCGTTTTGATTGCATATTGATAAATGCTGGGGCCCTTTCCCATTACAGTATTGCCATATACGATGCCTTGAAAGCGGTAGAAATTCCGGTGATAGAAATACATCTATCCAATATTTATGCCCGGGAGAGTTTCCGGCAGCAATCCTTGATTTCCCCGCTGGCGGTGGGAGGGGTTTTCGGCTTCGGGGCCTTGAGTTATAAAATGGCTTTTTTAGCCGCTTGTGAGCTTCTGGCCGCCGGACAAAAAGGAAAGGGATAA
- a CDS encoding M24 family metallopeptidase, whose protein sequence is MDSIFSKRLLRLYKLLQEKEIEAFLVSKGENIRYLSGFTGGSDARLLISPGEKYILTDSRYQEQVEQECPDWQLLVERPPGLKQLVELSQAYKRIGVEAHAISYSFFMELQQSLTSDLQPVSQLIEGLRQVKDEAELKLIRESARIADAVFSDICLKLKPGISERDIASEIVYLLRQKGCDKESFDVIVVSAENAALPHGQPGNRRLVPGDMVTLDFGGFYEGYTADMSRTIAISKASARLQELYQALLLAQEKGIAMVRAGQSCREIDWAVRESLKAYGLDQYFIHGTGHGLGLEIHEQPRLSPLSEAVLEENMVVTIEPGIYIAGWGGLRIEDSVIVKDQYGEVITRSEKNLLVL, encoded by the coding sequence ATGGATAGTATTTTTAGCAAACGGCTGCTCAGATTATATAAGCTGCTACAAGAGAAGGAAATAGAGGCCTTCCTGGTGAGCAAGGGAGAGAATATTCGCTACTTGTCGGGGTTTACCGGGGGAAGTGATGCCCGCTTGCTGATTTCCCCCGGGGAAAAATATATATTGACTGATTCTCGTTACCAGGAACAGGTAGAGCAGGAATGCCCGGACTGGCAACTGTTGGTGGAAAGGCCTCCCGGGCTAAAGCAATTGGTGGAATTGAGCCAGGCTTATAAAAGAATCGGGGTAGAAGCCCATGCTATCAGCTACAGTTTTTTTATGGAACTGCAACAGTCCCTGACAAGCGATTTACAGCCCGTATCCCAGTTGATTGAGGGACTGCGTCAGGTAAAAGACGAGGCGGAGCTAAAGCTTATCCGCGAGAGCGCCCGGATAGCTGATGCGGTATTCAGTGATATTTGCTTAAAGCTTAAACCGGGGATAAGTGAACGCGATATAGCCAGCGAAATCGTCTATCTTTTACGACAAAAGGGTTGTGATAAGGAGTCATTTGATGTTATTGTAGTATCGGCAGAAAATGCAGCTCTACCCCATGGTCAGCCTGGAAATCGTCGGCTGGTTCCCGGGGACATGGTAACCCTGGATTTTGGCGGTTTTTATGAGGGTTATACCGCTGATATGAGCAGAACCATAGCTATTTCTAAAGCTTCAGCCCGCTTGCAGGAGCTTTATCAAGCCTTATTGCTGGCCCAGGAAAAGGGAATTGCTATGGTGAGAGCAGGACAATCCTGCCGGGAGATCGACTGGGCCGTACGGGAAAGCCTTAAAGCCTATGGATTGGATCAGTATTTTATCCATGGTACGGGCCATGGTCTTGGCCTGGAAATCCATGAACAGCCCCGGCTCTCTCCTCTGAGTGAAGCCGTACTGGAAGAAAATATGGTGGTTACCATCGAGCCCGGAATTTACATAGCGGGTTGGGGAGGACTACGCATAGAGGACAGCGTAATAGTAAAAGACCAGTATGGCGAGGTTATAACCCGTTCCGAAAAAAACTTGCTGGTGTTATAA
- the efp gene encoding elongation factor P, with product MISVNDFKTGVTIELEGQAFQVVEFMHVKPGKGSAFVRAKLKNVKTGGTVEKTFRGGEKVPRAHLDKREMQYLYNDGEGYVCMDTENYEQISISKESIGEGAKWLMENMILGVLFFQGNIIGVDLPNFVEMLVVDTEPGVKGDTATGAVKNATLESGAVVQVPLFVNTGDRLRIDIRTGEYMERV from the coding sequence ATGATTTCAGTTAATGATTTTAAGACCGGAGTTACCATCGAACTGGAGGGGCAGGCTTTTCAAGTGGTAGAATTCATGCATGTCAAACCAGGCAAGGGTTCTGCCTTCGTAAGGGCCAAGCTGAAAAATGTCAAGACCGGCGGGACGGTGGAAAAGACCTTCCGCGGCGGGGAAAAGGTGCCCCGGGCCCACCTGGACAAGCGAGAAATGCAATATCTGTACAATGATGGCGAAGGCTATGTCTGCATGGATACGGAGAATTATGAACAGATTTCCATCAGCAAGGAGAGTATTGGAGAAGGAGCCAAATGGCTGATGGAAAATATGATTCTCGGGGTTCTCTTTTTTCAGGGTAATATTATCGGGGTGGATTTGCCCAATTTCGTTGAAATGCTGGTAGTTGATACCGAACCGGGAGTAAAAGGTGATACAGCCACCGGGGCGGTTAAAAATGCCACCCTGGAAAGCGGGGCGGTAGTACAAGTACCTCTATTTGTAAATACCGGCGACCGCCTGCGCATTGATATACGCACTGGTGAATATATGGAGAGGGTGTAA
- a CDS encoding CD1247 N-terminal domain-containing protein translates to MQDISEKVSYLQGLSEGLNIREGSPQGKIISGVLSVLDEIAESFLVMQDRFDELQEYVESMDTDLQELEEKWSEELDFAEEIRCSHCGELICFDPEVLDDEDVVEIICPYCDEVVFVNDGSFDYQPSFIGDEKGENEEHSGAPI, encoded by the coding sequence TTGCAAGATATTTCGGAAAAAGTCAGCTACCTGCAGGGCTTAAGTGAAGGACTGAACATAAGGGAAGGAAGTCCGCAAGGGAAAATAATAAGCGGTGTGTTGAGTGTACTGGACGAAATCGCCGAATCCTTTTTAGTTATGCAGGATCGCTTTGATGAACTGCAAGAATATGTAGAGAGCATGGATACAGATTTACAGGAACTGGAGGAAAAATGGAGTGAGGAACTGGATTTTGCAGAAGAAATCCGTTGCTCCCATTGCGGTGAACTTATCTGTTTTGACCCTGAAGTTCTGGATGATGAGGATGTGGTGGAAATAATCTGTCCCTATTGCGATGAAGTAGTTTTTGTCAATGATGGTTCTTTTGATTACCAACCCTCATTTATTGGGGACGAAAAAGGAGAAAATGAAGAGCATTCCGGCGCACCGATCTAA
- a CDS encoding nucleotidyltransferase family protein: MNPADCIREHMPELRNEYLVSKIGIFGSFARGEASNASDVDVLVEFSRPVDIFHFIGLQDRLAEILGRQVDLATIRALKPLIKEQILREVLYL, encoded by the coding sequence ATGAATCCAGCTGATTGCATCCGAGAACATATGCCGGAATTAAGAAATGAGTACCTGGTTTCCAAAATTGGCATTTTTGGTTCATTTGCTCGGGGCGAGGCAAGCAATGCGAGTGATGTTGATGTACTGGTTGAGTTCAGCCGACCGGTTGATATATTTCATTTCATAGGACTACAGGATCGTCTGGCGGAAATCCTTGGACGACAGGTAGATCTTGCTACTATTCGTGCACTAAAACCTTTAATTAAGGAACAGATACTTCGAGAGGTGCTATACTTATGA
- a CDS encoding DUF86 domain-containing protein, with protein sequence MTRDLRLYLQDIVDSIEKIQRYTENMTFAEFELNNMAIDAVIRNFEIIGEATGHLPDELYDKNPEIPWHKMKAMRNIMAHEYFRVDLEIIWNTARESLPPLAEKIMYLSRLM encoded by the coding sequence ATGACGCGAGATCTAAGATTATATCTTCAGGATATTGTTGATTCCATTGAGAAGATTCAACGCTATACCGAAAACATGACATTTGCAGAATTTGAACTTAACAATATGGCAATAGATGCTGTAATCAGGAATTTTGAGATCATTGGTGAAGCAACCGGGCATTTACCGGATGAATTATATGATAAAAATCCGGAAATTCCATGGCATAAAATGAAAGCTATGCGAAATATCATGGCGCACGAGTATTTTCGTGTTGATCTTGAGATTATTTGGAATACGGCCCGGGAATCCCTACCTCCACTGGCCGAAAAAATAATGTATCTTTCTAGATTAATGTAA
- the spoIIIAA gene encoding stage III sporulation protein AA, with translation MFQLDGQALKQAVTPYFAGVLHEGLSRLKAEVYQEMEEIRLRAAQPLLLKIGESEWGLTSRGELTKKLPEAINASREDLYRTIASISDNSLYALEEEIRRGFITIPGGHRVGLAGQVIVQAAGIKGIKEFSSICFRLAREKKGCARTILPHIISTGTIVNTLIISPPRCGKTTILRDIARSISTGSSACPPHNIAIIDERSEIAGTHRGLAQLDVGIRSDVLDACPKSWGMMMAIRSLSPQVLIADEIGRKEDVEALQECVNAGVAVICSIHARNLEELSKRPLIKKLLSQGAFRLGVVLSRRNGPGTVEEIIRWD, from the coding sequence GTGTTTCAGTTGGATGGTCAGGCGCTGAAGCAGGCCGTTACCCCTTATTTTGCTGGAGTACTGCATGAAGGCTTGTCCAGGCTGAAGGCGGAAGTATACCAGGAAATGGAGGAAATTCGCCTACGTGCGGCTCAACCCTTGCTATTAAAAATAGGGGAAAGTGAATGGGGCCTTACTTCGCGGGGTGAGTTGACAAAAAAATTGCCGGAAGCTATAAACGCCAGCCGGGAAGACCTTTATCGTACCATAGCCTCCATAAGCGATAATTCGCTTTATGCTTTGGAAGAAGAGATAAGAAGGGGCTTTATTACTATCCCCGGGGGGCATCGAGTGGGACTGGCCGGACAGGTAATAGTACAGGCCGCAGGGATAAAGGGCATTAAGGAGTTTTCCTCCATCTGTTTTCGCCTGGCCCGGGAAAAAAAAGGCTGCGCCCGGACGATTCTACCGCATATTATATCAACCGGGACTATTGTTAATACCCTCATAATTTCACCACCCCGTTGCGGCAAGACCACCATTCTGCGCGATATTGCCCGCAGTATTTCCACGGGTAGCTCGGCCTGTCCACCCCATAATATTGCGATAATCGATGAACGCTCAGAAATTGCCGGGACTCACCGGGGACTAGCTCAACTGGATGTGGGCATACGAAGCGATGTTCTTGATGCCTGTCCCAAGTCCTGGGGAATGATGATGGCTATCCGTTCCCTTTCCCCCCAGGTGTTAATTGCCGATGAGATAGGGCGCAAGGAAGATGTGGAAGCCCTGCAGGAATGTGTAAACGCCGGAGTAGCAGTGATATGTAGTATACATGCCCGCAATCTGGAGGAACTTTCGAAACGACCCTTGATAAAAAAACTCTTGTCCCAGGGGGCTTTTCGCCTGGGAGTAGTATTATCCCGGCGTAACGGGCCAGGAACAGTAGAAGAGATTATAAGGTGGGATTAA
- a CDS encoding stage III sporulation protein AB yields MLGLKLMGAASIITGFGCWGLKAARRMDRRVEQLQELRLALGFLEKEISCIYSPLSQALAKTADFSRPPVSYLFAASSSLLQEKTGMTAAEAWNAGIEGLRLHSDLQEMEIGLMATASLQLGISDASQQKKLLTLLQEELALLEQKAMQQAEGGRKMWTYSGFILGAMVVLLLI; encoded by the coding sequence GTGCTGGGATTGAAATTAATGGGGGCAGCTTCCATAATTACCGGCTTTGGTTGCTGGGGTTTAAAGGCCGCCCGGCGCATGGACAGAAGGGTGGAACAACTACAAGAACTTAGACTGGCTCTGGGCTTTTTGGAAAAGGAAATAAGCTGCATCTATAGTCCCCTTTCCCAGGCCCTGGCTAAAACCGCTGATTTTTCTCGACCCCCGGTTTCCTATCTCTTCGCAGCAAGCTCCAGCCTTTTACAGGAGAAAACCGGCATGACTGCTGCTGAAGCCTGGAATGCAGGGATTGAAGGTTTGCGCCTTCACTCTGACCTGCAAGAAATGGAAATAGGATTAATGGCTACCGCTTCACTGCAATTAGGTATTTCTGATGCCAGCCAGCAGAAAAAGCTATTGACCCTGCTGCAGGAAGAACTGGCTTTGCTGGAACAGAAGGCTATGCAGCAAGCAGAAGGTGGTCGCAAAATGTGGACTTACAGTGGTTTTATATTAGGAGCTATGGTAGTGCTGCTGCTTATTTGA
- the spoIIIAC gene encoding stage III sporulation protein AC produces the protein MDVDIIFRVAGIGILISVLSIVLKQAKKEEQAEMLTLAGVVVVLIIVVQLMNQLFSVVRSVFSL, from the coding sequence ATGGATGTAGATATCATTTTTAGAGTGGCCGGCATTGGAATTTTAATATCGGTTCTTTCCATAGTCTTAAAACAAGCTAAAAAGGAGGAACAGGCCGAGATGTTAACCCTGGCCGGAGTAGTGGTGGTTTTGATAATTGTCGTTCAATTGATGAACCAGCTCTTCTCGGTGGTCAGATCTGTCTTTAGCCTGTGA
- the spoIIIAD gene encoding stage III sporulation protein AD, which yields MEIAQVIGLALVTTILLLILRQEKPVMAVVLSITFSIVIFLFMMGKMAAIIALMQELTRRAQINYFFMATILKIIGVAYLGEFAAAICQDAGEHAVAKKVEFAAKIIIVVLSLPIMVAILESMMELMV from the coding sequence GTGGAAATAGCTCAAGTCATAGGCCTGGCCCTGGTTACAACTATATTATTACTGATACTTAGACAGGAAAAACCAGTTATGGCGGTAGTCTTGAGCATTACTTTCAGTATAGTAATTTTCCTTTTCATGATGGGAAAAATGGCGGCAATAATAGCTTTAATGCAAGAACTTACCCGCCGGGCGCAAATCAACTACTTTTTTATGGCCACCATTTTGAAAATTATTGGGGTAGCTTATCTGGGTGAATTTGCCGCTGCTATTTGCCAGGATGCAGGTGAGCATGCCGTAGCCAAAAAAGTGGAGTTTGCTGCCAAAATAATAATTGTGGTTTTATCTCTTCCCATTATGGTTGCCATATTGGAATCTATGATGGAACTGATGGTATGA
- the spoIIIAE gene encoding stage III sporulation protein AE, with translation MKKYFLLFLLLITGILIFSFPAWAGEIDNESEQVAPLETTLKNLNLSVFDEYKKNIDEEISSSMKGKTVKELLLDFSQGQLDLKIQDIMGGILQLFFKEVRANSGLMAKLLVLSVLTALLVNLQNSFSSGVAQISYLSCYLALGAIALGSFRLVLEIGHQSINNMVAFMMGMLPQMLVLTAGLGNINASAMLFPILMTTATAFANAIKNVVFPLIIMSAILSLLNHMSISLKVEKLASFFGQMARVSLGFCLTIFAGFITLRALYASVLDKVALRTTKFVTDNAIPVVGKILSDTIEVTAGYVVMLKQALGFLGVLIIIGIIALPLIKVAAIALIYKITAAVVEPLGDAKTAAILDIMSAHIFLMLAALASVGLMFLIMISIVAGMSNGLGALR, from the coding sequence ATGAAAAAATACTTTCTCCTTTTTTTGCTATTGATTACTGGCATCCTTATTTTTTCGTTCCCGGCCTGGGCCGGGGAAATAGATAACGAAAGCGAGCAAGTTGCTCCCCTGGAAACTACGCTTAAAAATCTTAACCTGAGTGTTTTTGATGAATACAAGAAGAACATTGACGAAGAAATAAGCTCCAGCATGAAGGGAAAAACAGTAAAAGAACTGCTGCTGGATTTCAGCCAGGGCCAGTTGGATTTAAAAATCCAGGATATTATGGGAGGTATTTTGCAGTTATTTTTCAAGGAAGTTCGGGCCAACTCCGGCCTGATGGCCAAGCTATTGGTTTTATCAGTTCTAACTGCCCTGTTGGTAAACCTGCAGAATTCTTTCTCCTCAGGGGTAGCTCAGATTTCCTACCTGAGCTGTTACCTGGCTTTGGGAGCCATAGCCCTGGGTTCATTTCGCCTGGTTTTGGAAATTGGTCATCAAAGCATAAATAATATGGTGGCATTTATGATGGGCATGCTGCCGCAGATGCTGGTATTAACCGCAGGATTAGGAAACATCAATGCTTCTGCCATGCTCTTCCCCATTCTGATGACAACGGCTACTGCCTTTGCCAACGCCATAAAGAATGTGGTCTTTCCTTTAATTATTATGTCGGCCATATTAAGCCTTTTAAATCATATGTCTATCAGCTTAAAGGTGGAAAAGTTGGCTTCCTTCTTTGGGCAGATGGCCCGGGTAAGCCTGGGTTTTTGCCTAACCATATTTGCCGGATTTATAACTTTACGGGCCCTCTATGCTTCGGTGCTGGACAAGGTAGCCCTGCGCACCACCAAATTTGTTACTGATAACGCTATCCCGGTAGTTGGCAAAATCCTTTCCGACACTATCGAAGTAACCGCAGGCTATGTGGTAATGCTGAAACAAGCCCTGGGCTTTTTAGGAGTTTTAATTATCATTGGGATAATTGCTCTTCCCCTGATCAAAGTTGCTGCCATAGCCCTTATCTATAAAATAACCGCGGCGGTAGTCGAACCTCTCGGTGATGCCAAAACAGCAGCCATATTAGATATAATGAGTGCCCATATCTTTTTAATGCTGGCGGCATTGGCCTCAGTGGGCTTGATGTTTTTAATCATGATTTCCATAGTAGCAGGGATGTCCAACGGTCTTGGCGCCTTACGCTAG
- the spoIIIAF gene encoding stage III sporulation protein AF, with protein sequence MQLLQEIVRNVLVIIILTSFLELLLPEGGVRPFVRFAVGMFIIIAVLNPVLSLLFSERELKVNLWDYQLEEGKSEEIIDNGKQIQQEIIAQHNEIAREKLQGQIDAVAVLVPGVEEVKSEIEIGQDGKVQAVNILLQSGSPEIKKGQDGIEVFSGENSNLSREEKKVIEDKVISIIGNFYGLSTSQIKVEFEGG encoded by the coding sequence ATGCAGCTTTTGCAAGAAATAGTTAGGAATGTCCTGGTAATTATCATTCTCACCAGTTTTTTGGAATTGCTCCTACCTGAAGGAGGAGTAAGACCTTTTGTACGGTTTGCCGTGGGCATGTTCATCATAATTGCCGTTTTAAACCCGGTTCTATCATTGCTTTTTAGTGAGCGGGAATTAAAAGTAAATCTCTGGGACTACCAACTGGAAGAGGGCAAAAGTGAAGAAATCATAGATAATGGCAAACAAATTCAGCAGGAGATTATAGCGCAACATAATGAAATAGCCCGGGAGAAATTACAGGGACAGATAGATGCTGTAGCTGTGCTGGTTCCGGGAGTGGAAGAGGTTAAGTCAGAGATTGAGATTGGCCAGGATGGCAAAGTGCAGGCAGTAAATATTCTGCTTCAGTCGGGAAGCCCTGAAATTAAGAAAGGCCAAGACGGGATTGAGGTTTTTTCCGGGGAAAATAGTAACCTGAGCCGGGAAGAAAAGAAAGTGATTGAAGACAAGGTCATTAGTATTATCGGTAATTTTTATGGTCTCAGCACTTCGCAAATCAAAGTTGAATTTGAAGGGGGTTAA
- a CDS encoding SpoIIIAH-like family protein, translating to MKKERNIRPLLLRIRLKNICLIIVIFVLLLFGTIWIINGKEERTAILPLSEENKILEEFSAADLSQVNKKETAPNDFFSTYRLDRERIRGKQLDILKAIMENKDSDDKAREVASLRMVKISEEMEKEMRLESLVKSEGIEECVALVQAGTATVIVPAGTLNPQREEGLREILLSLADFPEDKVWLKEAGKE from the coding sequence ATGAAAAAAGAACGGAATATCCGCCCCCTCTTATTAAGAATAAGATTGAAGAATATTTGCTTAATTATAGTGATTTTTGTTTTGCTGTTGTTTGGTACAATATGGATTATAAACGGAAAAGAAGAAAGGACCGCAATACTTCCGCTCAGCGAGGAGAATAAAATTCTGGAGGAATTTTCAGCAGCTGATTTAAGCCAGGTAAATAAAAAGGAAACAGCCCCAAATGATTTTTTTTCCACTTATCGTTTGGATAGAGAGCGTATTCGCGGAAAACAACTGGACATTTTAAAAGCAATCATGGAGAATAAGGATAGCGATGATAAGGCGCGGGAAGTGGCTTCGTTGCGGATGGTGAAGATATCGGAAGAGATGGAAAAGGAGATGAGGCTGGAGAGCCTGGTAAAATCAGAAGGGATTGAAGAATGCGTGGCCCTGGTACAGGCCGGGACTGCCACGGTTATTGTCCCCGCCGGCACACTGAACCCGCAGCGAGAGGAAGGGCTGAGGGAAATCCTACTCAGCTTGGCGGATTTTCCTGAGGATAAAGTTTGGCTAAAAGAAGCGGGAAAAGAGTAA